The Toxoplasma gondii ME49 chromosome XI, whole genome shotgun sequence region tcttcttcctcttcttcctcctcttcttcttcctcttcttcttcctcttcttcttcctcttcttcttcctcttctccctttcccgcttcttcctcttcctcctcttcctcctcttcttcttcctctggtttctcttcttcttcttccgcctcttcttcgttctcttccgcgtcttctgtccgtttctcgccttcgcgttgCCAGTTCTGCGGGTCTCCGCGAGTCAGTTTGCTGCGCGTGGCGTCTCGACTGCGCAGTTGCCGAGCATGTTTCGTGCGAGCCTTCGAGGACGACGTCTCGGCCTTTATTCggcgcttttctctcttccaacGGGGCCAGAAAGTTGCAGTCTGCGTATCGGGTGGGAAGGACTCTGCGGTGCTGCTCCACGTCCTCCACACGCTGAATGCGCGGGAGGATCttggcctctctctccacctgctCGCAGTCGACGAAGGCATCAAGGGGTACAGAGACCATGCGCTCGCAGCTGTGAGGCGAAACAGCGAGGTCTACAACTTGCCTCTCCACGTCGTCTCCTACGCCTCTCTCTATCACGGGTGGACGATGGACAGAATTGCCCAGCAGGCACTGCTAGGAAAGGACGGAGAGCCTCCCGTGTCGCGCGAAGCCGCTGAagcgccttcctcctcgtctccatcCTCTGCGAGCTCGGGAGCGCCGGAACGCCCAGCCGCTTCGTGCTGctcgtctctgtcccctGCGACACAATCATGCGggtgcagcagcagcggtgGCGCATCGGTCGGTCCAGGCGAGTCTGCGGAGGCGGCGAGGCCGGGccgcgcagagaagaagcgcgagacgcaggcaggGCGCAGCGACGACTTCACCCACAGCTGCACGTTCTGCGGCATTTTTCGGCGGCAGGCCTTCGAACGCGGTGCGCAAGACATCGGCGCCGACGTCCTCTGCACAGGCCACAACGCAGACGACGGAGCAGAGACGTTTCTGATGAATATTTTGCGAGGCGACATGCAGCGGCTGCCTGTCTCGGGCGCGCCGCTCACGGGCTCGCGCGAGGGGCCGAGTGTGATGCGCGTGAAGCCTCTGCTCGCCTCGTACCAGCGAGAAGTAGTGCTGTACGCCCACTTCAATCGGCTCGACTACTTCGCAAcggagtgtacgtacagcggAGCCGCCTACCGTGGACTCGTGCGCAACTTCCTGTCCTCGCTCCAGGACAACCAACATCAGCAACGCGTTCTCGACCTCCTGCATGCGGCGCGGAAGCTGTGGGTGCCTTCACGTGTGTCCTCCGAGGCTGCAAAGGACGCGGGGGACTCTGAGGCTCGGCGAGAAGGTCGAAGCGGAGACTCAGACATGGCGGGGAGAACCCAGAGCGTCAGAAGAAAGGggggcggagaagaagccgcaggCACAGAAGTCGACGTTTTTCTGAGAGAAACCCACGAGAACGCATTTCGGGAATGCACAGCAACTGCCGCAACACACGACGCACTCCAGGCTTCCTCGTTGTCCCCTGCCTCGGCTTATAAACGGGAAACCGAGGCGGCTACCGCTTCCTCACTCGGCGGAGATCTGTCGGTACCCTCAaacgcgtcttctgcgtcgtttcgtctctcaaACGCAGGATGCGGAgatggaggcgaaggaggcctggagaagaacgagagtgGCACGGGGCCTGCTAGGAACGGACAGTTACGCCCCTGCGTGCTCTGCGGCTTCCTCACGAAGAACGATTTGtgtcgtgcatgcgcgctggTCCAGGCCCTCAACGAAAACAAGCTGGACTTTGTGGGCATGAATGCACGGAAAGGAAACAAATTGATGCGTGGAAACGAGCGGGGGAACCACGAGAAAGGCAAAGCGAGTCTCTGctcagagaggagagacagcatcAAACCTGCAGTCgtcagaaaagaaaacacaagaCCCTCAGACCTAGCCTCGCAAACGCCTGGTTTGCGGGGATCTTTAGCATGGTGACCTGGACGTAAACGACAGTGGTAGGATCTTTAAACGGGTGAGATTTCGTCTGCTGTCGATTCTCATGTCCTCGTACGTTTCATTATGGGGGTGGTATTGTACGCACGCAATGAGGCACACTCAAGTGTCCTCGCGAACAGTCAGACAGAAAAAGGGTCCATTCCGTTTGCATGTGTCTACATTCTTGTTGAGGCCTACACATGTATACCCATGTGGACATATatgtttacatatatatatatatatatatatatacatatatacatatatatatatatatatatatattgcgTTCAGGCGATGGTGGCCGGTATTTGTTCTCGCGTGGACAGcgagaaactggagaggtGTTCTTTCAGAGCGTGTTTCCGTTCTTGAGAAGTAAACTGATTTCTGCAATTCGTTTtctggaagaagcagcgaattTCAGTGTCTGGGTGAAATTCGTAAGGAAAAAGCTCGGAGGCTGGAGTCATTGACAGCGTTGGGATGGTAAAAGCAAAGAATTACTCCGGTAACAAGGTACAAGAGAGTAGATAATCTGCCATGTAAGATGTATGTTGCTTGTGGAGCAGCACAATGAAGCTGTTGTGCGGTACCGCGATGCCTGAAGCTGTTCGTCCTCGTGGCTCGGGctggaggacgagaaagaaacagtgGACGAGTTTAAGGGAAAAAGGGCTGAACAGAGCAGAGCTGTTGCTTCCACATACACTCAAAATTAATTGGTTGTTTAACAAGTAAAAAATAggtgctgaagaagaaaacgttttAGTATTCAAGCAAAAGGCTAATAGCAAACTTGAAGCCGTTTGCTGCGTTGAACGTGgctgaggaaggaaacgtgGTATTCGCCCTTTCTAAGGCTGCCTTTCTCGGCGTCGAGATGCGAACAGCGCATAGCGAACTTTTATGTTTTAGATGTCAGAAAATGCAGTGCATTTTCAACGCTCTTCCGTTTGCTCACGCACGGTACAGAAGTCATCTAAATACCCACATGAACataagcatatatatgtgcattaGCACTCACAAAGGCAGGACTGCTTCTTTTCACGCTGGCAGAAGTTCTTTTGAAAATAGAAACGCGGTGACTCAGCCCAAGGTCGTGAAGTCTTTGGCGTGCAATCAGTGAATTCATTTTCTTcgatgtctctctgtttggcTGTGTCGTCTCAGGCAAGGCGTTGAttacatacatgtatatatatatatatatatatatgaaacGCACATTTTATAGGTAGAGCCCGTGATTTATCTACTCCACTCGAGTGATACAATTCTTCTGGACACTGGACCACCAACCTCACACTGATCGTTATTAGATGTAGGAGAACATTTGCCCTCGCTCTTGAAATTTTCAGTCTGAATGATGCAACCTTAGTCGTCATGCCGGCTTGATGAAGGTTATCTGGACTCGCTGGTATGCAGCTCTCTACAGCTTCCAGCAACACAGCTgtgtggagaaaaagcgatTCCTGGGCTTCTAAGCAACTGCTtcacgagaaagaagaggacgaaatGCTCTCTCTGATTGCAGAGAAGTAAATACGTCAAGATAGAAAAGGTCTATCCAGATCTAGAGACGCAAATCTACTTGTATATTtccggagaaagaagaatgAGACAGGCATGCAAATTCGTATCTACAAACACCCTAGTGGACCTTCGGCGTCTGACCGGACTTTTGGACTAAGGTTTAAACAAGTATATATGTTCAGATCGGTGTAGTGTCGAGATGTGGAGCGTGAGAATGTATCTAGTGTGTACGTCCTTTAAGAGCccgtcgctttttctctgtctgaatttcttttctgcgaaTGTGTTGTTGGCGTGTCTGTTCTTTCGAGAAGTGAGCAGCAGTGAGGATACAAGTTTCTTCAACGTCTACCACGTGCAAACGAAGCAGTGcttgcgtcgctctctgcaaAAGTTTGTAACTGTCTCTAAAGAACGGTACCCCCTCATCTGTTGGGCTCGACTTCAGCAAGCGTGTGAGTCTTGACACTTCATCTTCAGCAACAGTCAAcactctcttttcctctggtCTGTCCACGTCTTCCTTCCGCTCTCCACGATCTCCCCAAGTCCTTGGGTCATTTAATTCCTCCGTATCAGACTGTTCTGAGGTTTCCCAACTGCGatcgagagaagcggcgtGATCACTTTGCAGTGCAGCTTCGGGAACCAACGTAGACTTGCTCATCTGTGTCTCAGCTTCCTGAGCCTTTATCGTTGCTTCCTGCAGATCTAACACACTGCTCGGATCTCGacgctccttctcctctaGCGAAAGCTGCGTGTtgttcgctctcgtctccactTCGCCATTTaggttctctgtttctccctccttaCTGGAGTaccgcgtttccttcttcgtccgtTTCGCTGAACTACTACTCTGCGTTCCCTCCGGCCTCTGGTGCAAGAAAgctcgtgtctctttctccctttccagGGCTCCCGCCGCactgtctgtctcgctgggttttctctctgggcCTGGTCGGTTTGCTCCCCCCCGTGCGTCTCGTTTTGTGCC contains the following coding sequences:
- a CDS encoding PP-loop family protein (encoded by transcript TGME49_309020~Signal peptide predicted by SignalP 2.0 HMM (probability 0.572) with cleavage site probability 0.286 at residue 82) — translated: MDSLHASSALSSSSPSSSSSSSSSSSSSSSSSSSSSSSSSPFPASSSSSSSSSSSSSGFSSSSSASSSFSSASSVRFSPSRCQFCGSPRVSLLRVASRLRSCRACFVRAFEDDVSAFIRRFSLFQRGQKVAVCVSGGKDSAVLLHVLHTLNAREDLGLSLHLLAVDEGIKGYRDHALAAVRRNSEVYNLPLHVVSYASLYHGWTMDRIAQQALLGKDGEPPVSREAAEAPSSSSPSSASSGAPERPAASCCSSLSPATQSCGCSSSGGASVGPGESAEAARPGRAEKKRETQAGRSDDFTHSCTFCGIFRRQAFERGAQDIGADVLCTGHNADDGAETFLMNILRGDMQRLPVSGAPLTGSREGPSVMRVKPLLASYQREVVLYAHFNRLDYFATECTYSGAAYRGLVRNFLSSLQDNQHQQRVLDLLHAARKLWVPSRVSSEAAKDAGDSEARREGRSGDSDMAGRTQSVRRKGGGEEAAGTEVDVFLRETHENAFRECTATAATHDALQASSLSPASAYKRETEAATASSLGGDLSVPSNASSASFRLSNAGCGDGGEGGLEKNESGTGPARNGQLRPCVLCGFLTKNDLCRACALVQALNENKLDFVGMNARKGNKLMRGNERGNHEKGKASLCSERRDSIKPAVVRKENTRPSDLASQTPGLRGSLAW